DNA sequence from the Chryseobacterium indicum genome:
AGGATCTATTCTTATCACAATAATCTGTTGTTTTGATTGTCGTGCGCAACTGCTTCACGCAGATTGTGGAGATTGCGCAGATGTACAATGTAACTTCTTAAGTTACTTTCTGCGCTGTCATCCTGAGCGCGAAGCAGTCGAAGGATCTTTTTTCTTATCACAATGATCTGTTGTTTTGATTGTCATGCGCAACTGCTTTACGCAGATTGTGGAGATTGCGCAGATGTACAATGTAACTTCTTAAGTTACTTTCAAAGTATACTAAGCAGCCGAAGGATCTTTTTTTATAACAATAAATAATTGTCAAACGCTTTCAATAGCATACTCTAAAATCAATGACTTTCTGCGCTGTCATCCTGAGCGCGAAGCAGCCGAAGGATCTTTTTTATCACAATAATCTGTTGTTTTGATTTTTGTGCGCAATTGCTTCATGCAGATTGTGGAGATTACGCAGATACAATGTAACTTCTTAAGCTACTTTCTGTGCTGTCATCCTGAGCGCGAAGCAGTCGAAGGATCTCTTCTTGTCACAATGATCTTTTGTTTTGATTGTCGTGCGCAATTACTTCACGCAGATTGTGGAGATTACGCAGATGTACAATGTAATTTCTTAAGTTACTTTCTGCGCTGTCATCCTGAGCGCGAAGCAGCCGAAGGATCTTTTTTATCACAATAATCTGTTGTTTTGATTTTTGTGCGCAATTGCTTCATGCAGATTGTGGAGATTATGCAGATGTACAATGTAACTGCTTAAGTTACTTTCTAAATATAAAACTTGTTTAAACTAATTTCAGAATTAACCGCAAAAGGGACAAAAGATAATGTTAAAGCGAATTTCCAGGATAATCAAAGCGCTCAAAAGAATAAAAATCAAAGATTTTTAAAAACTATTGTGAGCTTTTTCATTGATAATGATCAACTTTTAAATAAAAAATTTAGTAGATCTTTTTGTTACTTTTGCGGTTAAATAAAAGTTTAAACAGACTTATAGTAAACAGCTGAATGATCTTTTTATTACAATAAATAATTGTCTAACGCTTTCAATTCAATATCATACTTTAAAATCAATGACTTTCTGCGCTGTCATCCTGAGCGCAAAGCTGCCGAAGGATTTCTTTTTATTACAATAAATAATTGTCTAACGCTTTCAATTCAATAGCATACTCTAAAATCAATGATTTTCTGCGCTGTCATCCTGAGCGCGAAGCAGTCGAAGGATCTTCTTTTACCACAATGATTTGTTTAAAATGGCGTAGCAGTGATGTGCGCTTCGACTCCGCTCAGCACACGGCGGTGGGTATCGTTGACAATGATTTGTTTAAAATGGATTGGCAATGAAGTACGCTGAGCGGAGCCGAAGCGAAAAATATCCGTATTACATTTTATCGGAGATAAAATCTTTGCGCCTTAATACATAGAGCTTGTTAGAAGTCTTGCGTCCTTGCGATTGTAAACAATTTTGGGAAGGGTTGTTCAGGATGATGTGCGCTTCGGCTACGCTCAGCATACGATGGCGGGGGTTGATTTACAATGATTTGTTCAATGGAATTGCAGCACCGTAGGCTGAGCGGAGCCGAAGCCTACGGTGGCAGGTTTGCATTACAATGATTTGTTTAAAATGGATTAGCAATGAAGTACGCTGAGCGGAGCCGAAGCGAAAAATATCCGTATTACATTTTATCGGAGATAAAATCTTTGCGCCTTAATGCATAGAGCATTTTAGAAATCTTGCGCCTTTGCGGTTTTAAACAATTTTTGGGAGGGTTGTTCAGGATGATGTGCGCTTCGGCTCCGCTCAGCGTACGGTGGCGGGTGTTGGTACAATGATTTGTTTAAAATGGAGTGGCGTTGATGTGCGCTTCGGCTCCGCTCAGCCCACGGTGGATAGTTTGGTTTACAATGATTTATTTAAAATGGAGTTGCACTTAAGTACGCTGAGCGGAGCCGAAGCGAAAAATATCCGTATTACATTTTATCGGAGATAAAATCTTTGCGCCTTAATACATAGAGCATGTTAAAAAATATTGCGTCTTTGCGGGTTTAAACAACTTTAAGAATTATTATTTACGATGATGTGCGCTTCAGCTCCGCTCAGCGCACGATGGAGGGTTTGGTTTACAATGATTTGTTTAAAATGGAATGACATGAAGTACGCTGAGCGGAGCCGAAGCGTACAATTAAGCAGAAACTTTTATAAAATCCTCCCGAAATCCTTCGGCTGTTGTTCGGTATTTCTTCGGAAAAAATCCCATTTTTCCGAAGCCGATCCGAAGAAGACCCGAACATGATCCGAAGAAATGGGTTTTCAAACCGGTCAAAACCGGTCAAAAGCAGTCAAAACCGGTCATCTTTTTCACAGGTGCCTGAAATTGGAAAATTCTGTAATACCTTCGTTCTGTTAACCAATAAAAATGCACAAAATGGCACGAATAACAAAAGGAATCCTTGGAGGATTTTCAGGAAAAGTGGGAACAATTGTAGGCGCAAACTGGCGCGGACAGGACATTATCAGAAGTATTCCCAAACCAAGCTCGAAACAGCCCACCGAAAAACAGCTGCTGCAGCAGACCAGGTTCAGCATGGTGATCAGCTTTCTGCAGCCGCTCAAAAATATTCAGACGAAGTATTTCGGATCGGGGAGCGGTTCAAAATCGAGGGTGAATATGGCGGTTTCCTATACCATCAGCGAAGCGTTACAGATGAATGGCGATGTTCCCGAACTGGTATACAACAAGGTTCTGATCACGAAAGGGGATCTGGCAGGTTTCCAGAACATTACTGCTGCTCCGCAAACAGGAAATATCATTGCGCTGAACTGGGAAGACAATTCCGCACAGGGAAATGCAGATACCGCCGACAAAGCCAATGTGGTATGTTACAGCGAAGAACTGGGAACGTTTGAAATTTTCGAATCTGTTGCCGAAAGGGGAGCCTTGACTGCCGATGTCACGATGCCTGCTTCCTACACAGGAAAGGAAATTCAGGTCTGGGTGTTTTTCAGGAATGCGAAAGAAACGCTAGCGTGTAACAGCGCGTATCTTGGGGCCATGACGATGATTTAATGAGAAGCCTCTGCCTGAAAGGGCGGAGGTTTTTTTATCCAGGAAATATATCATTTTAAGAGCCTGCTTACATACTGCTCAATAAAAGATGTACAGGTTTTTCTTAATGATCTGATTGATTTATCCTTTTACCTGATATTGGAGAACAACAATTAGCAGGCGGTTTTCTGGTAGTGTCGGTTCGACAGGCTCAGGGTGACATCTCGGATACTTACCACAATATTTTAACATTGTCAGGCTGAGCCTGTCGAAGCCTTTATGAGTAAAAGAGATAAGTCTATTATCTCAAATACAATAAACTTTGTTTATCTTTACATTTAACATTCAGAAATCTTCAGATTAAACGGCATCAATGCAAGCTGGTTAAGCTGATTCTGATTAAGGAATCAATCCATTGATTTTTATGAGGTTTTTAAGCTAAAGAAGCTTAACTCCTTAAGAGTAAAAATAAATTATCAATTTAAACACGCTGAATAAATAGAAATTCCAACGATATTTTTTATGGTATCCCGTAATGGTGAAATTATTTTTTTATTTATATTTGAATTTTAAAAAACGATAAACCATGATCATCTTTACGATACATTCGATTGATTATCAATCGTCATAGGTTATGCCGATATCATATGATGACGCCCGCTATATGAAAACAGCACTATATTTCTGGAAGTGAAAAGCTGAAAATTCTTAACTTCAGAAATATGCAGGAGGGAAGGAATCGAAGAATTGCGATATATTTGCTGTTCTATTATATCTAAGATTTAACAATGGCAACGAAAACAGCTGCAAAAACTAAAAGTACCGAAGAAATCCTCTGGGATTCTGCCAATAAATTAAGAGGTTCTGTAGAGCCTTCCGAATACAAGCACGTGGTGCTGAGTCTCATCTTCCTGAAGTTTGCGAATGACAAATTTCTGAGAAGAAGACAGGAACTCATTAATGAGCACAAAGAAGCATTCTTAGATATTCCCGAATTTTATCAGGCAGAAAATGTCTTTTATCTGCCGGAAGAATCGCGGTGGACTTTCATTATGGAAAATGCGAAGCAGGAAAATATTACCCTGATTGTAGATTCTGCGCTGAAAACCATCGAGCGTACCAACAAATCTCTGGAAGGCGCATTGCCCGATAATTATTTCTCCCGTCTCGGGCTGGATCAGTCTAAATTCTCCGCTTTGCTGGATACCATTAACAATATTGATACCCTGAAAGATGAAGCCCACGATATTGTGGGACGTGTGTACGAATATTTCCTGAGCAAATTTGCCATTGCCGAAGGGAAAGGAAAAGGAGAATTCTATACCCCGAAATCGATCGTCAACCTCATCGCGGAAATGATAGAGCCCTACAAAGGAAAAATCTATGATCCTTCCTGCGGTTCGGGTGGGATGTTTGTACAGTCGCTGAAGTTTATAGAAAAACACAAGGGCAACAAAAAGGATATTTCTATCTATGGTCAGGAGCTTACCAATACCACCTATAAACTGGCGAAGATGAATCTTGCTATCCGTGGGATCTCTTCTAATCTGGGGAGCAAAGCGGCAGATACTTTTAGCGATGACCAGCACAAAGATCTGAAAGCCGACTACATCATGGCCAACCCGCCTTTTAATTTAAAGGACTGGCGTGCAGAAAACGAACTGACCACCGACCCACGATGGACAGGGTATGAAGTGCCTCCAAAATCCAATGCCAACTATGCATGGATTCTGAATATGATCTCCAAACTCTCTCAGAACGGCGTTGCCGGATTTATATTGGCAAACGGTGCACTGAGTGGCGGCGGCGAAGAATATAAAATAAGGAAACAGATCATTGAAAATGATTTGGTGGAAGCCGTGGTGATTTTACCACAAAGTATGTTTTATTCTACCGATATTTCGGTGACACTTTGGATTCTGAACCGCAATAAAAACGAAAGAAGTATTGTAAGGGCGAATAATGATTCGTCCGTACCAAACGATGGCATTAAAAAGTACCGTAACCGCAAAGGCGAAGTTCTTTTTATGGATCTGAGGCAGAAAGGCGAGCCGTTTGAAAAGAAATTCATTCAGTTTGGGGAAGAAGAGATTACGGCTATAGCTTCCCATTATCACAACTGGCAGCAATTCCCCTCTACTGAAGGGGTGTCCGAAGGACGGGGTGGTTATAATATTCCTGAGTTTTCTTACAGTGCGACTCTGGAAGAGATCCGCAAAAAAGATTATTCTTTGGTGCCGAGTAAATATATTGAGTTCGTTAACCGGGATGAAAGTCTGGATTATGATGAACAGATGCAAAGTCTGCAGGCAGATCTGAAAGATTTATTTGAGCAGGAAAGCCAATTGAAAGAGGAGGTTTCCAATGTTTTTAAAGCTTTGGGGTATGAGTTATAGACGATTGGGTGATATGGTCAAATTTATCAGTAACAAAAATACTGATGGAAATGCTACGGTATTGTTTGGGATTAATATTGATAAATTTTTTATGCCATCTGTGGCAAATATTATTGGTGTTGATTTAAAGAAATATAAACTTGTAAAGAAATATCAATTTGCCTGTAACCGGATGCACGTTGGGCGTGATGAAAGATTACCTATATCAATGTCAACTTTTGATTATGATTTTATTGTTTCTCCGGCATACGATGTTTTTGAAGTAACTTCTTCTGACGTTTTGCCAGAATATTTGATGTTATGGTTCAGACGTAAAGAGTTTGACAGACAGTGTTGGTTTTATACAGATGCAGATGTGCGAGGTGGACTTCATTTGGATGCTTTGAAGTCTATTGAAATCAAGGTTCCTTCCATTGAAGAACAGCGTCAAATTGTTGCGCAATACCAGAGCATAGCCAACAAAATAAAAGTGAACGAGCAGATTTGCGAGAAACTGGAAGCTGCTGCGCAGGCTTTGTATAAACATTGGTTTGTGGATTTTGAGTTTCCCTATTCCCCTCCGTCGGAGGGGTGTCCGCAGGACGGGGTGGTCATAGAAAAACCTTATAAATCTTCCGGTGGAAAAATGGTTTGGAACGAAGAACTTGGGAAGGAGATTCCGAAGGGCTGGGAAGTTGGAGAATTATCTAATTTAATCACTGTGAAATATGGAAAAGATTATAAACACTTAAAAAAAGGGAGTATTCCTCTTTATGGTTCAGGTGGAATTATGAGTTACGTGAATGAGTTTTTATATGCTGGACCTTCGGTGTTAATTCCTAGAAAAGGATCGCTGAATAATATTTTATATGTTAGAAGTGCATTTTGGTCAGTCGATACAATGTTTTATTCAATTCCTAGACGTGATAATGTACTGAATTATATATATAATATTTTATCGAAACTAGATTTTAATTCCCTGAATGTTGGTTCAGCTGTGCCAAGTATGACAACTGAATATTTAAATAGTATGATTTTGTTGATTCCAAATAAAGAAGTTTTAGCTTCTTTCGAAAATGAAATTAACAGAATTGAAGATTATAAGATTTCAATTTCTACACAAAACCAAAAACTCACTCAGCTGCAAAGTTTGCTGTTATCACGCTTGGCGGTTGGAGAGGAAGCAGAAGCATCATAAAACATTTTAAAATTAAAAACTAAATCTGAAAACTCTTACCATGAAAGAAATCGCAAAGCTTCTGCAGGAAGTTAACTGGATAATTAAAAATAGGAAATCAGAGCTTGCTAAGAATGATGATTCATTTAATATGTTTAGGATCTGTGGGGTTAATCATTATGAAAATACACATTCATCCATCCTTGCAGAACTGTTAGATCCCAATGGAAGCCATCAGCTGCACCATAAATTTTTAGATGCTTTTATCAATACGCTCATTAAATCGGGTATATTGCCTCCGGAATATGTTTTTGGATATCAGGATGTCGAAGTACATCGGGAATATGCTACACGGTTTGGAAGACTTGATATTGTAATAAAGAATTCTTCGGGCGAAGCTATTTTAATAGAAAATAAAATATATGCAAACGATCAATTCGAGCAGCTGAAAAGGTATCATGCTTTCGGAGTCCAACAATACGGGACTGCGTTTAAATTGCTTTATTTAACATTATGGGGGAATGAATCTCCACAGACTGCACCTGATAAAACAGATTATCTGCAGGTTTCTTATTGTGAAGTAATCTTAGACTGGCTGGAGCGGTGCATTGAAATAGCTGTAAGGTCTCCTATTGTCCGGGAAACACTGATACAATACAGCAATCACCTTAAAGAGTTAACCAATCAAAATACAACTTCAGCCATGGATAAAGAATTAATCGACCAACTGTCCTTAACGGAAAATTTAGATGCCGTTTTTATGATCTCTGCCAATCTCAGCAATGTAAAAAATAATCTGATCAATACTGTTTTCCTTAAACAGCTTGAACAACTGTGCGAAGAAATGGGACTTGATCTGCTAAGTGATCCTGGAGACTACGTTAACACAAGCTGGGCGGGTTTCCAGTTTTCAGTTCCTCACTGGAAAAATTACAAAGTACTCATAGAATTCGGAGCACAGGGACTAAGAAACTGTATCATTGGTCTGGCTCCTAAAAATGATCAGGTTGATACATCGGCGCTTTCAAAGATTAAAGAAAAAGTAGGAGGCGGAAATGCAAGGCTTGCGTACACCAGATTTCCTAAATACCAGAATTGGCAGGCTGATGCGATGAAAGCCATTATCAGCGGCGAGATGAAAGGGATTATAAAAAATGAAATCAATAAGTTGTTTGAATTGCTGGCAGAGGTTGAAGGGGTGTAGAAAACTGATATCATTATTGCGATGTTATATAAAGAAATATGAAAGATGAGTTTGAAATACTGTTCAATACGATTAAGATATTAAAGGAAAAATACAGGCATCATAAAAAGAATTTTACTTTAGATGGAAAGCTGGTAGGAGATATAGGAGAAGTACTGGTTGCAGAACATTATGGGTTAACTCTTTATGGAGATAATACTCACATTCACGATGGGTTTGTGACAGATTCAAAGGAAAGGGAAGTCCAGATAAAAGCTTCCTTTAAAGAGTATTTTTATTTTACTAAACATATTGATCGAAAACCAAAATATTTTATTGCAGTGCAACTCTATGAAGATGGTACATTTGAAGAAATTTATAATGGAACAGGAAAACTGCTTTTTAATAAATTACTTGCCCATTTACCAACTGACAGAAAGCATCCCTACAGATTATCTGTGAGAAGATTGAGAGAATTGAATATGTCTGAGGAGAATGTTGATAGGATAATGAGGATCATTGAGATTTCATAAGTCAGGACTTATTCGTAACGAGTTCGATGGCTAAAAGGAAATATAACATCTTACCAGAGTAAAATATAAAGATTAAAAACTCAGACAACTGCAAAGCTTGTTGTTGTCGCGGTTGGGGAGGAAGAAACAGTTTCATAAAAATTAAAAAATAACCAATAAAAAACAAATTATGTACAGAGGATTTAACATTAAGTGTAAGGACTACGAGGTTGATTATAAATATTATAAGTTAGGTAGTGAAGTTCAAAATGCTAAAAAGGAACAAATAAAAAATAAGTTTAAGCATTATTTGATCGATAACGAGACTCTTAGCGGAAATGAAATTATGGATCAATGGTTCCCGAAAAACGAATACCACATTTTTTTATCACATTCACATAATGATTTAGATTTGGCTTTAAATTTAGCAGGAATATTAAAGCAGGAACATAACTTAAATGTTTTTGTGGATTCTAACGTTTGGTTAAACTGCAAAGATTTATTAAAACTTATTGATGATCATTATTGCAAAAATATTAATGATTCCAACTACAACTATCAGGCACGAAATTACAGTACGTCTCACGTTCATATGATGTTGATGAATTCATTAAATTCAACAATTAATAGTAGTGAAGCCCTCTTCTTTTTAAACACACCGAATTCTATTTCCGCTAAAGAAGTTATCAAACAAGAAACGTTTTCACCTTGGATTTTTGCTGAAATTGAAACCAGTAAAATTATAAATAAAGTTACTCCTAAGCGATTATTTGAAAAAACAAAAATGTTCAGTAAATCTCATAAAGAATATGTTGCTTTAAATGAGTCAGATAAGAGATTGCAGATTTCTTATGAATTGGAGCTTGGTCACTTAACTGATTTAAGTTCTGACGAATTTGAGGAGTGGATAAATAATTACTATAGTTCACCAGAAAATGCTTTAGATAGTTTATATAATTACAAAAGATTGAGAAATATTTTAATTAAATAGAAATGGAAAAAAAACTAAAACATCTAGAATTTATTCATAATACTATAAATCGTATGTCAACCAATAGTTTTTATATTAAAGGCTGGTGTGTGACTATAGTTGCTGCATTGTTTGCGCTGGCAGAAAAGGATATATTAACCAATTTTATCTTTATATCATATTTTGTATTGTTTGTATTCTGGTTTTTAAACGGATTTTTTCTACAATTAGAAAGAAAGTTTAGATCTCTATACGATGTTGTACGTTTAAAAAGTGAAATGGATATAGATTTCTCAATGGATATTAGTAGCTTTAATTCAGACTTCAATAGTTATTTTTCTGCTTTAACTTCTAAATCATTATTGCTTTTTTATTTCCCGCTTTTAGTTGTAGTGCTTATAATAATATATTTACTCAAATAACATGGATTACAAATATGATGTTGCTTTATCATTCGCAGGTGAAGATAGAGAGTATATTGAAAGATTTGCCGAGATTTTAAAAGAAGCAGGAGTGTCTGTGTTTTACGATAAATTTGAAGAAGTAGATTTATGGGGAAAAGATTTGGCAATTCATTTTGATTACGTTTATCGTAGACAATCAAAATACTTTATCCCTTTTATTTCTAAAAATTATGCAGAGAAGGTTTGGACAAATTATGAAGTAAGAACTGCTTTTGCGAGATCAATCGAAAATAAAGATGAAGAATATATTCTCCCTGTGAAATTAGATGATACAGAACTAGATGGTTTGCGATCAACAATTGCTTCTCTTGACGCAAGAACTCATTCTCCTGAAGAATTAGCTAATAAGTTTTTAAAAAAACTGGGCAGTGAAGTTAGCGTACCCACACCACAGAAAGATGAGCCTCAAGGAAATGTTTATTTGTCAACATATTTGGAAGTAAGTGAATTGTATGGCTTAACTGGGATAAACATAGGAGTTACTGTAACAAATTTCATAAAAGAAGATAGATTTTTTGGACCACCAATTTTTAAAATTAGTCAACCAATAATTGGTACTAATGATACCTTTCAACTAGTAAATCCATCTCCAAATTTTGAATTTCCTAAAAAGCTAGTATTTGGTGAACAATATTCAGTTCAATATTCTTTATCAAAGGGATTTTTAGATACAATGAAAAAATTAGAAGGAAAGAATGTTACATTGACCGCCTTTGCGACAACAACTGTTGGTGAAAAATATGTGTCCAATCCTATGGAAATTGATGATTTATTTAAATTTAAAAAATAAGCTTTAATATAACAATATTTTTTGCAACTCTACTTATTATAGCTGGATAATTCAAGAAAGTTTAGGTAAAGGAGTTAACTGAAGTAAAATAAAAACTAATAATAGAGAACTTGAAATATGAGTATTATTACAAAACTGAAAATTCTAAACTTCAAAAGCTTTGAGAAATTTGAATTAGAATTTAGTGAAAGTGTAAATATAATTGTTGGAAATAATGAAGTCAGTAAATCAACAATTTTAGAAACTATTCATTTATGTCTAACTGGATATTTTCACGGTAAGATCTTGAAAAATGATTTAGCTCATATATTTTAATAAAAAGTAGAACAAGATTTTTTACAAAATATAAATGATGGTAATGTAGTGTTACCACCTGTTGTAGAGATTGAACTGTTCTTAAAGGAGAAGAGTTAGAGAAATTATCTGGAGATGGTAATTCGGATAAAGTCTCTAGTGTTTCTATATTATATAGAGTTGAATTTGATAAAGATTTTCAAGATGATTAGCCGGAATTGATTAAATCAAAAACATTTCAAAATTTGGAGGTTTGCCAAAAGAAGATTTTGACTATTTTAAGCCACTTTTTGATAAGAATAAAATATTTTTCGATAATTAAAAATAATTAGCATAGTATATATGGACGCATCAAAAAAAACAATCAATGATATTTTTAATGGTAACCGTATTTTAGAAATACCTTTTTTTCAGAGAGCTTACGTTTGGGGTGAAAAACAATGGGAGAGACTTTTAGAAGATATGGAAGCGGTTTCAAAAACGAACAAACCTTATTTTTTAGGTTCTGTAATTCTAAAACAGCAACCTACCTCATCAGCAAGTAAAGTTGGCGATATTAGAACTCTAATTGATGGCCAACAAAGGTTAACAACATTAAACATCTTTTTTAAAGTTCTCTGTTTGAAAAGTGGTAAAAACGCAATGTTTGATAGGACTTTCAGACTAATGACCGATGAATTAGCCTTGTCACATAGTCATAATGATATAGAGAAGTTTACCGAAGTTTTGTCTGTAAATGATTTAGCTGATTTGCCTGGAGAAGATAATATAACCAAATGCTATAATTATTTTAAAAAATCAATCAATGTTGACAATTTAGATTTTCAAAAAATACTTGCCAATATATTATTTGTTGGAATCGACTTAGATCCAAATGAAGATGAGCAACAAATATTTGATACGATTAATTCTTTAGGGGTAACATTGACAACTGCTGAGTTGTTGAAAAATTATTTTTTCAACCGTGATATTAAACTATACGAAAAGTATTGGAAAAATCTTTTTGAAAAGGATGAAGATGTAAAAAAATATTGGGATCGCGAGATAACAGCTGGTCGCGTAAAGAGAACATTTATAGATTTATTTTTTGATGCATTCCTTCAAATTAAAATTCAGGACAAAAGTTTCGGTGTAAAAACTGAAGATAAAATTGCTTATGCTCGTGGCGAACATCTGTTTGAATCATATAAAGACTTTATTAAAATTTATCTCGATGGAAATAATAATACCTTACTGGATGAAATTAAAGAGTATGCAGAAATATTTGCGAAAAACTTTGACTACGAAATCATCAATAGAGAGATATCTTCAAGTAACCATATAGAAAGATTAAATGCTATAATTTTCGGACTTGATAACAGCACATTGATTTCATATGTACTTTATGTTCTAAAAAATGTAACAAATACCTCAGAACAAGATAATATATTCCAGTTTTTAGAGTCATACATAATGAGAAGGATGGTTGCTCATACAACAAATAAAAATTATAATCAGTTGTTTACGGAAAGATTCATAGGAAACAAGATTTTGACTGTCCAAGCTATTAAAGAATTTATTGAAAAAAGTACAGATACATCTACGTTTATTCCGACAAATGAAGAAGTTTTGGCAGGCTTTAATAAATCAATTTTAATCAATAAACAGTCTGCAGGAATTTTATATTTACTAGAATCTAAACATCGAAAATCTCATATGCATTCTACAGCTTTGTTAGGAATCAGCAAATATAGTTTAGAACATCTAATGCCAAAAAACTGGTCTAAAAACTGGGGAACGCTGCCAACCCAAGAAGATACTATAACGAGAAATAGAAAATTATTAACGCTCGGTAATTTAACTATTATTACTCAGTCTTTAAATTCTTCAATACGTGATTCTGATTGGCAAACAAAGAAAAAAGGTAAAGGTGATAAAAAAGGATTAGAGGAATACGCCTCAGGTCTTGAAACAATGAACAAGTATCTAACACTAACTGTTTGGGATGAGAACACCATAAATTCAAGAGCAAAAGATCTTTATGAGATAGCAGAAAAAGCTTGGACAATATAATAGGAATACTAAAATACACCAAATCCCAATTAGAAAAGTAATCTATGAATCACTACAATCCCCAAAAACACCATCGCCGCTCGATACGGTTACAAGGCTATGATTATAGCCGGGAAGGATTGTATTTTGTTACGATTTGTTGTCAGGATAGAGCACATTTGTTTGGGGAGATTGCAGAGAAATGTTTACAATTGAATGATGCAGGAATTCAGGCACAACAATGTTGGTTAGATATTCCGAATCATTTTCCAAATGTGGTGCTGCACGAATTTGTCATTATGCCCAATCATA
Encoded proteins:
- a CDS encoding DUF6998 domain-containing protein; the protein is MKDEFEILFNTIKILKEKYRHHKKNFTLDGKLVGDIGEVLVAEHYGLTLYGDNTHIHDGFVTDSKEREVQIKASFKEYFYFTKHIDRKPKYFIAVQLYEDGTFEEIYNGTGKLLFNKLLAHLPTDRKHPYRLSVRRLRELNMSEENVDRIMRIIEIS
- a CDS encoding type I restriction-modification system subunit M translates to MATKTAAKTKSTEEILWDSANKLRGSVEPSEYKHVVLSLIFLKFANDKFLRRRQELINEHKEAFLDIPEFYQAENVFYLPEESRWTFIMENAKQENITLIVDSALKTIERTNKSLEGALPDNYFSRLGLDQSKFSALLDTINNIDTLKDEAHDIVGRVYEYFLSKFAIAEGKGKGEFYTPKSIVNLIAEMIEPYKGKIYDPSCGSGGMFVQSLKFIEKHKGNKKDISIYGQELTNTTYKLAKMNLAIRGISSNLGSKAADTFSDDQHKDLKADYIMANPPFNLKDWRAENELTTDPRWTGYEVPPKSNANYAWILNMISKLSQNGVAGFILANGALSGGGEEYKIRKQIIENDLVEAVVILPQSMFYSTDISVTLWILNRNKNERSIVRANNDSSVPNDGIKKYRNRKGEVLFMDLRQKGEPFEKKFIQFGEEEITAIASHYHNWQQFPSTEGVSEGRGGYNIPEFSYSATLEEIRKKDYSLVPSKYIEFVNRDESLDYDEQMQSLQADLKDLFEQESQLKEEVSNVFKALGYEL
- a CDS encoding DUF6266 family protein, with product MARITKGILGGFSGKVGTIVGANWRGQDIIRSIPKPSSKQPTEKQLLQQTRFSMVISFLQPLKNIQTKYFGSGSGSKSRVNMAVSYTISEALQMNGDVPELVYNKVLITKGDLAGFQNITAAPQTGNIIALNWEDNSAQGNADTADKANVVCYSEELGTFEIFESVAERGALTADVTMPASYTGKEIQVWVFFRNAKETLACNSAYLGAMTMI
- a CDS encoding PD-(D/E)XK nuclease family protein, which codes for MKEIAKLLQEVNWIIKNRKSELAKNDDSFNMFRICGVNHYENTHSSILAELLDPNGSHQLHHKFLDAFINTLIKSGILPPEYVFGYQDVEVHREYATRFGRLDIVIKNSSGEAILIENKIYANDQFEQLKRYHAFGVQQYGTAFKLLYLTLWGNESPQTAPDKTDYLQVSYCEVILDWLERCIEIAVRSPIVRETLIQYSNHLKELTNQNTTSAMDKELIDQLSLTENLDAVFMISANLSNVKNNLINTVFLKQLEQLCEEMGLDLLSDPGDYVNTSWAGFQFSVPHWKNYKVLIEFGAQGLRNCIIGLAPKNDQVDTSALSKIKEKVGGGNARLAYTRFPKYQNWQADAMKAIISGEMKGIIKNEINKLFELLAEVEGV
- a CDS encoding toll/interleukin-1 receptor domain-containing protein, whose protein sequence is MDYKYDVALSFAGEDREYIERFAEILKEAGVSVFYDKFEEVDLWGKDLAIHFDYVYRRQSKYFIPFISKNYAEKVWTNYEVRTAFARSIENKDEEYILPVKLDDTELDGLRSTIASLDARTHSPEELANKFLKKLGSEVSVPTPQKDEPQGNVYLSTYLEVSELYGLTGINIGVTVTNFIKEDRFFGPPIFKISQPIIGTNDTFQLVNPSPNFEFPKKLVFGEQYSVQYSLSKGFLDTMKKLEGKNVTLTAFATTTVGEKYVSNPMEIDDLFKFKK
- a CDS encoding AAA family ATPase, with amino-acid sequence MSIITKLKILNFKSFEKFELEFSESVNIIVGNNEVSKSTILETIHLCLTGYFHGKILKNDLAHIF
- a CDS encoding restriction endonuclease subunit S — protein: MSYRRLGDMVKFISNKNTDGNATVLFGINIDKFFMPSVANIIGVDLKKYKLVKKYQFACNRMHVGRDERLPISMSTFDYDFIVSPAYDVFEVTSSDVLPEYLMLWFRRKEFDRQCWFYTDADVRGGLHLDALKSIEIKVPSIEEQRQIVAQYQSIANKIKVNEQICEKLEAAAQALYKHWFVDFEFPYSPPSEGCPQDGVVIEKPYKSSGGKMVWNEELGKEIPKGWEVGELSNLITVKYGKDYKHLKKGSIPLYGSGGIMSYVNEFLYAGPSVLIPRKGSLNNILYVRSAFWSVDTMFYSIPRRDNVLNYIYNILSKLDFNSLNVGSAVPSMTTEYLNSMILLIPNKEVLASFENEINRIEDYKISISTQNQKLTQLQSLLLSRLAVGEEAEAS